The following is a genomic window from Armatimonadota bacterium.
GCCTCGACGCATCCCCGCGCGGATGCGCCTTCAACTGTCGCCGCTGCGCCGGTGACAGGTGGTGCATCCAGAACAGCACCCACAGATGCTCCAGATTCTCCACGCCGTCGAGCGCCTGCTCGAACTCGGAGCGGACCTCGATCGCCTGGCATTCGCTGCCCTCGGGCGCATGAACCCGGCCTATCGACCACACCGAAATGTCTTGCTCATCGTCCATCGCCGACGCTCCTCCAGAGACGCGTGGGGCTTTCAGTCCGAGTCACCGTTCGCAGCACCGCTTGGGATCGTTACAGGGGCGTTCCAGACCGCAGCAGTTGTCACCTGCGCTGGCGCTCGCCCTCCCCGCCACCGCGAACGCGGAGGGCAGGCGGTTCATCACGGCGCCGCATCGCTCACACTCGCGCTCCGCGTCCGCCTCAGCGGCGCGCGCCATAACCTCGGCTCCGCCACCGCACTCAGGGCAGCGGTATTCGTAGATGGGCACGTTTTTCCTCCCGCGTCGTCAGCGCTGGCGAGTCATCGGCTGACCGCACTTCGGGCACTTGACGTTGTAGCACGGCACGCCGGCTTGATGCGCCGCAGTCGCGCCGCACGCCGGGCATACGCAATTGCCGCCCGGGCCCATGGCGTAGCCACCCATGCGACCGCCGCCGGCCCCACGTCCCGCGCCTTGCCCGGCGGCTCGGCCCCGACCACGGCCGGTTCCGGCTCCGCCGCCTCCCGGCGGGCCGGTTCCGTCTCCTCTCGGCATCTTAAGCTCCTCCGTCTATGATGTCCGCGGATCCGGCTTGCCCCGCGCGTCTCCGCGGTAATTCCGAATGGCGGCGTGCAGTGCGCCTACCGCCAGCAGCGAGCAGTGAGCCTTCATCTCCGACACCCCGCCCAGGGCCTCACAGACGCCGCTCTCAGATATCGCGAGCGCCTCGCCCAGGCGCTTACCCATAGCCATTTCCGTCGTAATCGCACAAGCTGCTATCGCCACCGGGCAGCCAAACACTTGGTATCTGACGTCCGCCAGGCGTCCCTCCGCCACCTTGATCTGCATCACGACGTAGTCCCCGCACGGTATGTCGCCGTACTCACCCCGGGCATCCGCACCTTCCAGTTTCCCCCAATTGGGCGGGTCTATGAAGTAGTCTATGACTCTATCCGTGTAGCGCCGCTGCACGTCGCCCTCCGCATCATCGTGTCCGGCGTGATCGCATGCCACGCCGTCCTCCCACACCGCGCAACTGGCTGTCCACACCCGTTTCGGCGATCTCCGACCGGGTTAGCCCACATCATCCACACCCGTGATGGCTCGACGCTGCCAGTCTCACATGGGCCTTGCCTGAGCGCGCAGGATCACGCATAACCCTCCGCGCGCGCAGAGCGCAGCCGTTCCTACCTCATGAGCAATCGGGAGGAGCCTGCTCCAGTCGCTTGATGCGCCCAGTAAGGTCATCGAGTGCCTGACGCAGGGAATCGGCTTGTCGTCTGAGCGATTCAAGGTCTCGGCCGGTCGCCTCGGTCGGTGGCGCCGGGGCCCTGGCGGGCCCAACGCCCATGCCCATGCCCGTGCCGCCGCCCCGGCCCATGCCTCGCCCGCCACCCCCGCCTCGCCCGCCACCCCCGCCTCGCCCGCCACCCCCGCCTCGTCCGCCACCCATGCCTCGTCCGCCACCCCCGCCTCGTCCGCCACCCCCGCCTCGTCCGCCACCCACGCCCATTCTGCCAGCCATGGCCGGTCCGCCGCCCATGCCCGGTCCCATCCCCGGACCCGGCGCGTCGGCCCCGTCGCCGCCACCGACGCCGAAGTGACTGGGAACCGACGGCCCGGAGACCGCCTGCACCGCGCCGCGCTTATACGCTTCCACGGCCTCGCGCACCGTGCCGGCGATGCCAACACAGACCTTGATCCCGGCCGCCTCGAGCGTGCGATACGCGTTCGGCCCACAGTTGCCCGTGAGCACCGCCTCCGCCCCGCGCTCGGCGATCATCTGCGAGGTCTGAATGCCGGCGCCGCCGCCCGCGGCCACATTCGGGTTCTGCAGTGCTTCGAAGTCCATCGTTTCGGTGTCCACGATGAGCAGGTATTGAGCCCGGCCGAACCGCGGATCTACCTGGGCGTCCAGATCCGGCCCCGTACTGCTGACGGCTATGTTTGCCATATTCCTCTCCTCCCTCGGCCACCCGGCGTCACCGGCGTGCCGCTACGTTTCTTTTTCGAGTTCAGCGACGCGCGAGCTGATCTGATCAAGGTGAGACTTGAGCACTTCCGCCTGGCTGCGCAGCCACTGGAGTTCCTGCTCGCGGGTCATCGGCCCCGGACCGCCCTGAGCCGCATCCCATTGCGCCTGGGGCATCGGCCACTGCCCGGTCATGAGGTAACTCGCGCACGGTCCCATGCCGGTCGGACTACGCCCGACCCAACCTGGGCTGAAGCCGAACCGCATCCAGCCGGGCATGCCGGTCAGGTAGTACATGTTGCGATGTCGCATCTCTGCGTCTCCTTTCTCTGGATTGTCCTGCGCTGCTTTCGCCGGAGAGCAGACGGCTCTTCACCAGAATTGCCGCCGTCCCATGCCTCGGCGCATACCCATGCCGCGGCGAAAGCCCATGCCGCCGCGCATACCGCGCCCCATGCCGAACCAAGGCCTGGCGTAAGGCATGAAGCCCGGAGCCGCATACGCGCCCGGCATCGGATAACCGAATGCGGGAGGCATCGGCGCCTGTATCGGCCCTGCCGTCGGTGCGTAGCCACCCCCCGCCCCGAAGAACCGGGCTCCGCCGGGATTCATGAACCCCGGCGTGGGGTAGCCCGCGCAGTAACCTGCGCCTCTTCCAGTCATCGGACCCATTCCCATCGGTCCCGTGCCGTCACCACCTGGCATCTCACTCCTCCTCTCCTCGTGTCTTCGTGCACAATGCACGTGGTCTATCATTCGGGTCTGCGCCGCGCGGTCTCGCTCGCGTCGAGCGCGCGGACCGCCGGTCGCCGCGATTCGTACACCGTCACCACATTCGTTCCGGCGAACGCCCGCGCGACCTCGGCCAGCTCCGCAGCCGGGAGCGGCGTCACCGGACACGGTCGGAGCGGCGTGTTGATCTGGACCTCGTCCGGCTTCAGACCGCTCAGCAGCGCGGCAATGTCGCCAGCGCACTCGCGATTCTCGGGGCAGAACATGACCTGTATCGCGAGGCGCCCCTGGTACTCTTGTCGAAAGCGACGCAGCCCGTCGAGCACCGCCTCGAAGCGCACGTCGTCCGCGGGACGGTTGATGATGTGAAACATGCCCTCGTCGGGCGCGTCCAGTTTCGCCACGACGAAGTCGGCCAGGGCAAGCTCCCCGCGCACCTGGGGATCAGTGATGAGTGACGAATTCGTAAGGACCGCCGCTGGCACGCCGATCTGATTGCCGGCCTCGACTATCGCCTCGCCAAGATTCGAGGCGAGCGTCGGCTCACCGGTGCCCGAGAAGGTGACGTAGTCAATCTTCAAACTCGGAAGCGGCGTCAGCTCCTCGAGCACCCGGGTGGTGGCGACGAACTCGCTTCGCTGCACCGTCTTCTGGCGGGTGGGGCCAAGCTGACAGTAGATGCAGTCGAAGGAACACGTCTTCGCGCGCGAGAGGAGGTCAATCCCCAGCGAGCGGCCCAGACGCCACGAGGGAACCGGCCCGTACACCACCTTCTTCAATTCGCTCACGTCACTCGCGCTCATGTCAGTGTTCGCACAGGCTCTCGCCGCTTCTCAGCTCGCCTCGCAGCAGCGCCACGATCACGCCTTCGACCTTCCCCACGACGCCGACGATGGTTTCGATGCCGTGCTCGTCGAAGAGCATCTGCGCGCGCGGCCCCATCCCGCCGGCGATCATGCAGGTCACGCCGCGCTCGGCCAGATAGTTTGGTAGGAAGCCCGGCTCGTGGCCCGGGTTTGGTATCACCTGTTGTCTGCATATCGCGCCGTCCGCCAGTTCCGCGATGGTGTAGGCCTCGCAGCGCCCGAAGTGGGCGGCGACTTCGTCGCCATCCGTGGCAATCGCGACTTTCGCTGATTCAACAGGGTTGTGCTCCGCGTCCATAGGCTTCCTCCTCGTCACTTCAGTTGGAACGTGAGCTTCAGACCCACTCCGCCCTCCGCATACCGTTCGCCGAACGCAGCCCGCAGCCGCGTCTTCGCCGTTGATCCCGTGCAGTGGCACGGGACGACCTGTCCCACGCCCAGCTCACGCAGTGCGTTCACCGTCTTTTCGATGCGTTCATCGGCGGCGCTCGAAAGGTGTAGTCCGCCGACGACCGCGCGAACACGCTCGTCGCCCGTTACTGCCATGGCGTGACGCACGGTGTTGATCGGCCCCGCGTGAGCGCAGCCCAGCACCACCACTAACCCATTGCCCGTGCGAACCACAAGCGCATGGTCGTCCTCCAGGTGGTCGGGCCGCCAGCCATCGGTAGTCTTGACGTAGAAGTGCGACTCAACGCGCTCGAAGGCGGTCACCCGAGGGACCGGGCCGGTGGTCACAAGGCCGCGGCTGATCTCCACGGGCTGCGACTCCAAGCGCATGATCGCGCCAGCGCGTGTCAGTGCGTCCACATCCGCCGCAACTCCGATGTAACGGTCACCATTCATCGAACGTCGCGCGTACTTGCGCGCAAAGGCGTCCGGATGGGCGATGACATCGAGGCGCCCCAGCCGCTTCAGCACAGGCACGAGACCACCGCAGTGGTCATAGTGGCCGTGGCTCAGCACCACCGCCCGCAGACCATCCAGCCGCACGCTGAGCCGCGCGGCATTGCGGAGACAGATACCGGTCTGTCCCGTATCGAACAGAACTCGATCATCTCCCGCCTCGACCAGCACGCTCAGCCCGTGTTCGGCAAGCAAGCCCTCGCCTTGGCTCACCCGATCGTCCACGAGTATCGTGATCTTCGCGCTCACGGCTTACCTCGTTGACCAGCAGGCGCACCATGCAGGATACTCTCCAGCGCTGCAATGTGCCCCGCGAACGGGTTGCGCGCATAGGCCTCAATCTCCCCGCGGTCCGACAACACCGACAATTCGGGATCCACCCGCAGACTTGTCAGCACGGGGATGCCCGCCGCACGAGCCGCGTTCGGCCCACCGGGCGGGCCAAACAGGTCCACTCGCTTGCCGCAGTGCGGGCAATCGAGATGGGTCATGTTCTCGACCAATCCCAGCACCCGCACGCGGAGGTGCGCGGCCATCTTGATCGCCTTGCGCACGATCATCGCGGCCAGTTCCTGCGGCGACGAGACGATAATCACTCCGTCGAGGGGCAGGCTCTGCATCACCGTCAAAGGCACGTCAGACGTGCCTGGCGGCAAGTCCACGAATAGCCAGTCCAGCTCCCCCCAGACCACCTCTTCCCAGAACTGCTTGACGGCACCCGCCAACAAAGGCCCGCGCCAGATGACCGGGTCATCGGGATGCTCTAGCAGCAGATTGAGGGAGATCACGCGAATGCCGCTTGCGCTGATAACAGGGGAGAGGCCCGTTTCGCTTGCATCAGGGCGACCAGTGAGCCCGACCATCTTCGGGATGCTCGAGCCGGTGACATCGGCATCCATCACGCCCACCGCGTACCCCGCTTGCCGCGCGGCGCCCGCCAGCAGCGCCGTCACGAGCGACTTCCCGACGCCGCCCTTCCCGCTCATCACGCCCACGACGCGTTGTATCCGGCTCATCTGCTGGGCCAACGACGGCGTCGCATCTGCGGCAGCCTCTCGCGCTCCGGGAGAGGCTGCTGCGCACTCGTGATCACACGAATCCACGGTATCAGACTCCCCTTCTTTCATCTGCCGAGTCTCTTACTGCTAGATGTAAGTTGCACGTTACTCCACGCAATCAAGCCGCATTACGTCATGTAGTTGAGCTTCCTGCCGTCAGGACGCGGGCGCGCCCGACGGGACGGTAGCGGAGGACTCGCCTGGCCTTACTGCAACACCGTGGCGATCAGCGGCGGCGCGGCACTCCTCAGTGAGGGATTCGAGCGAGGCCGAGATGCCCTCCAGTACCTGCGCCCACTCTGCGATGTGCTGGACGCCCGATTCGGTCAGCACGTACACCCGCCGCGCCGGCCCTGCCCCAGAGGTGTCCCACCGGGAACTGACGCGTCCCGCTCCCTCCAGCCGGCGAAGTGTGCGATAGATGATCCCACTGTCGAGGCCGGCGTGGGTCACCGCCATGCCCCCGGCTTCATGAGCGATCTGGTACCCGTGCGCCTCGCCGAGTCGCGCAATAGCAAGTAGCACGATGGGCTCCGCGAAACGATACAGATTGCCCATCTCGCAGGAGCACGGGCCTCCGGCCTGTTGACCGTGTCTGTGGCAGCGCCTAGGCATTCCCTTCCACCGCGTTTAACTGCAAGTTACATCTAATTATACCACGCATTTCCGTTCTGTCAACCCTATTCCTGTGCCCTGATTCTTCCCCGTTGCGCAAGGCCGCCTATGCGCACTCATGTTTTGACGCACGAAGGCCTGGGGTATATAATTAGCTCACCGTCCTCGGAGCAAGCAGCCATGCGCCAGGTAGATCTGCCCCTTCCAATTGGAGCAGGCATGTTCGGTGCTCCCGGTAATTGCAGCCGAGAGGCGCGCGTCGACTCAACCGACGCTCGGGTGCGGCGCCGTGCGCCCAGCGGAGTGGCGCCGGCGGGAATGGTGCCATGAGCGAGCGCGACCACCGGGGCAAAGGGCGTCGGCCCCGTAGGCGCCCGCGAAAGGGCGTCGTCCGACCGCTTCCTCCGATAGACCTGACGCCTGCGCCTGCGGCGGAACCCCAGGCCCAGGCCTCCGCACCGGATAAGACGGCCGAGGGCGTACCAACCTCTCCGCAGCAGACGCGCAAGCCTGAATCACCGCCCGTGAAGGACACCGCGGCGCCCGAAGCGCCGCCCCCGGGAGAGTCGGTCACGCCCGAGGCGCCGCCGTTCGCGCCCGGCCGCGACGTATGGCTCGTAATCTGCCTGTTAGTTCTGGCTGGGGCCGCCTTCCTGCCTGCTCTCAGCGGCGATTTTGTCTGGGAGGACCGCCCGCTGGTTGTTGACAGCGGCCTCATACGCAGCCCCGGCGATATCCTGGCGGTATTCAACAGGTCGTTCCTGTCGGCGCGGCCGAACAGCTATCATCCCCTCGCCACGCTCACCTACCTCACCGACTTTCAGGTCTGGCGCGTCAACCCGGTCGGCTATCACACGACCAACCTGACTTTGCACCTCATCGCCACGCTGCTCGTGTACGTCGTCGGGACGCAGTTACTCCGCCGGCGGGACATGGCCTTCGCGGCGGGCGCGCTTTTCGCGGTACATCCCGTGCACGTTCAGTCCGTGGCGTGGATCGCGGCGCGGCCGCAGCTGCTCGCGACGTGCTTTGCGTTGTTCGCGCTACTCGCATACGGGCACTACGTGGAGTCATTCAACAACGCAACCGCCCCGCGACGGCGTACTCGCATCCGCTACTGGATGAGCGTCGTCGCGTTTACGCTCGCGCTGTTCGCTCACGCCGCTGCGGCCGCGCTGGTGGTGCTTCTGCCACTGTACGAGGTCCTGGTTGCGCGGCGCCGCCTCGACGTGCAGAAGGGCGTGCTGGCCGTCCGGCCCTACCTCGGCTTTGCGGCCGGCATCGGCCTGTATCTGCTCGCCCGCTGGTGGGCGCTCGGCTACCACCTCGCCGTCGGCCTCGACGTCAGCGCCTGGCCGGCATACCTGTACGCGATGCCCCTGTGGGGGATAAGGGCGATCGAACTGCTTCTGTTGCCGGTGCGGTCGCAGCCGTATCTCGCCGCGGAACTGATCAGCACTCCGCTGCGCGTCGATGTCATCATCGCGGTGGCGGCGATCGTCGTGCTCGTCGTGCTGATCGTGCGGGTCAGGAGTCAATCACCCGCGGTCGCGTTCGCCAGCTGGTGGGTCCTGCTGCCCCTCGGGCTCGTGCTTAACCCGCTTCCGCTCCCCGCGCCCCAGCTTGCCGAGCGGAGCCTCTACCTGCCGTCGGCGGGCATTGCCATCATCGTCGGGTGGGCAGTGGTGAGCGCCGCCGATGCGGCCGCGTCACGCGGGCGAGGCCGGCTGCGCACCCTTGTCATCCTCTGCTTCGCAGGCATTATCATCGCAGCCGCCTCCCTGTCGTGGAGCCGCATCGCGTGGTATCGCGAGGACATCACTCTGTTCAGCCACATGGCTCGCGCCGCGCCCACCCGCGCCCTGCCGCATTTCAACCTGGGCAACGCGTACCTGATGCGCGGCGATGCCGCCAGAGCCATCGAGGAATACCGCAGGGCAATTGCGGTCCGGCCGACGGAGAAGGCTTACCATAATCTGGGGAATGCCTATCTCGCGGCCGGGAGGTACGAGGAAGCGCAGGATGCCTACAGGCGCGCGCTGGCGTTGAATCCCCTCGCGCGGGCCAGCGCCACGGCACTCACGCGAGCGCGAGAAGCGCAGCTCGCGGAGGAAGGTTCAGCAGAGGCAGAGGCGGCGCCCACAGGTACAGCGGCGCAGTAGGCCCGTCGCGGCGACCAGCGCGGGCGCGCCCTGCGGCGGAGTCAAGGAACCGTCACGAAGTGGTCGTCCGGGCGCCCAGTCTGCGCAGGGCCTCGCGCGCAGCCCATTGCACGTCCCCTTGAGAGGTCTCGGCCATTTCCTGCAGCCGCGCTCGAGCGGATGCGTCACCGATATCGCCCAAGGTCAACGCCGCCCACTTCTGAGTCCCCAGGGAACTGCTGCCGGTTGCCTGGAGCAGGCGCTGCACCGGAGGTTTGTCCATCTTCGCGAGGGCGTCGCTCGCGAACATCCGCTGCACCGGGCGCGGATCGTCGAATAGCTTGATCAGGGGCTCTACGGCGGCCTGTCCCATGTCCGCGAGAGCGAAAACGCAGGCATCCGCCACACGCCAGTCGGCGTCGTCGAGCCCCGCAAGCAGGGGCGCGACGGCGGCGACATTGCCCGGCCAGCCCAGGGCGCGAGCCGCGGCCACGCGTACCTTCACATCGGGATCGCGAAGGGCGCCGACCAATGCGGGGACGGTCTCGGGCGAATGGATCCAGCGGAACCCCTCGGCTGCGCCACGACGGACGTACGCTGAATCGCTTCTCAGCGCCTCCGTGAGCATCGGCGCTGCGCGCTTGCCGATGCGCTGCAATGCCCACACTGCGCGGTTGTGGAATTGCCGCTCGGGGTCACGGAGTTCCGTCAGCAGTGGGCGCACGGCCACGACGTCTCCCATCGCGCCGACAGCGGTCGCGGCATCAATGCGCAGGTCGCGATCCTTGAGGTACGGGATGACGTCCGGCGCCGCACGCGGATCGGCGATCAGGCCCAGAGCGATGATGGCGGTCTGTCGCAGCTCCTCGTGCCGCAGGGCGTCAATGGCAGCCGACACCGCGCGGGGCTCCTTCACCTCCCCGAGCACCCTGATGGCGATCCGTCGCAGATCCTTATCCTTGCTCCGGGCTTCCTTCAGCAGGGGCTCCAAGCCGGTGCCGCCGATCTCGCCCAGGGCGATAGCTGCCTGCTCGCGGCGATCCACGTTGTCGAGCGCGTCCGTCAGCGCGGGGACCGCCGGCTCGCCGATCCGACCGAAGGCATTGACGGCGGCCTCTTTCGCCCGCGCGTCTCCCTCCTGGAGCACCGGCAGCAGATACGAAACACTCTTTTCCCCCAGCCGCCCCATGGCGCGCG
Proteins encoded in this region:
- the tsaA gene encoding tRNA (N6-threonylcarbamoyladenosine(37)-N6)-methyltransferase TrmO, with protein sequence MDDEQDISVWSIGRVHAPEGSECQAIEVRSEFEQALDGVENLEHLWVLFWMHHLSPAQRRQLKAHPRGDASRPLTGVFALHSPMRPNPIGMTRVRLVRRAGNRLVVEGLDALDGSP
- a CDS encoding zinc ribbon domain-containing protein, with translation MPIYEYRCPECGGGAEVMARAAEADAERECERCGAVMNRLPSAFAVAGRASASAGDNCCGLERPCNDPKRCCER
- a CDS encoding iron-sulfur cluster assembly scaffold protein is translated as MWTASCAVWEDGVACDHAGHDDAEGDVQRRYTDRVIDYFIDPPNWGKLEGADARGEYGDIPCGDYVVMQIKVAEGRLADVRYQVFGCPVAIAACAITTEMAMGKRLGEALAISESGVCEALGGVSEMKAHCSLLAVGALHAAIRNYRGDARGKPDPRTS
- a CDS encoding NifB/NifX family molybdenum-iron cluster-binding protein, with amino-acid sequence MANIAVSSTGPDLDAQVDPRFGRAQYLLIVDTETMDFEALQNPNVAAGGGAGIQTSQMIAERGAEAVLTGNCGPNAYRTLEAAGIKVCVGIAGTVREAVEAYKRGAVQAVSGPSVPSHFGVGGGDGADAPGPGMGPGMGGGPAMAGRMGVGGGRGGGGGRGGGGGRGMGGGRGGGGGRGGGGGRGGGGGRGMGRGGGTGMGMGVGPARAPAPPTEATGRDLESLRRQADSLRQALDDLTGRIKRLEQAPPDCS
- a CDS encoding DUF5320 domain-containing protein, producing MPGGDGTGPMGMGPMTGRGAGYCAGYPTPGFMNPGGARFFGAGGGYAPTAGPIQAPMPPAFGYPMPGAYAAPGFMPYARPWFGMGRGMRGGMGFRRGMGMRRGMGRRQFW
- a CDS encoding radical SAM protein; translation: MSELKKVVYGPVPSWRLGRSLGIDLLSRAKTCSFDCIYCQLGPTRQKTVQRSEFVATTRVLEELTPLPSLKIDYVTFSGTGEPTLASNLGEAIVEAGNQIGVPAAVLTNSSLITDPQVRGELALADFVVAKLDAPDEGMFHIINRPADDVRFEAVLDGLRRFRQEYQGRLAIQVMFCPENRECAGDIAALLSGLKPDEVQINTPLRPCPVTPLPAAELAEVARAFAGTNVVTVYESRRPAVRALDASETARRRPE
- a CDS encoding dinitrogenase iron-molybdenum cofactor — encoded protein: MDAEHNPVESAKVAIATDGDEVAAHFGRCEAYTIAELADGAICRQQVIPNPGHEPGFLPNYLAERGVTCMIAGGMGPRAQMLFDEHGIETIVGVVGKVEGVIVALLRGELRSGESLCEH
- a CDS encoding MBL fold metallo-hydrolase, with the protein product MSAKITILVDDRVSQGEGLLAEHGLSVLVEAGDDRVLFDTGQTGICLRNAARLSVRLDGLRAVVLSHGHYDHCGGLVPVLKRLGRLDVIAHPDAFARKYARRSMNGDRYIGVAADVDALTRAGAIMRLESQPVEISRGLVTTGPVPRVTAFERVESHFYVKTTDGWRPDHLEDDHALVVRTGNGLVVVLGCAHAGPINTVRHAMAVTGDERVRAVVGGLHLSSAADERIEKTVNALRELGVGQVVPCHCTGSTAKTRLRAAFGERYAEGGVGLKLTFQLK
- a CDS encoding Mrp/NBP35 family ATP-binding protein, translated to MKEGESDTVDSCDHECAAASPGAREAAADATPSLAQQMSRIQRVVGVMSGKGGVGKSLVTALLAGAARQAGYAVGVMDADVTGSSIPKMVGLTGRPDASETGLSPVISASGIRVISLNLLLEHPDDPVIWRGPLLAGAVKQFWEEVVWGELDWLFVDLPPGTSDVPLTVMQSLPLDGVIIVSSPQELAAMIVRKAIKMAAHLRVRVLGLVENMTHLDCPHCGKRVDLFGPPGGPNAARAAGIPVLTSLRVDPELSVLSDRGEIEAYARNPFAGHIAALESILHGAPAGQRGKP
- a CDS encoding helix-turn-helix transcriptional regulator; translated protein: MLLAIARLGEAHGYQIAHEAGGMAVTHAGLDSGIIYRTLRRLEGAGRVSSRWDTSGAGPARRVYVLTESGVQHIAEWAQVLEGISASLESLTEECRAAADRHGVAVRPGESSATVPSGAPAS
- a CDS encoding tetratricopeptide repeat protein, which encodes MKDTAAPEAPPPGESVTPEAPPFAPGRDVWLVICLLVLAGAAFLPALSGDFVWEDRPLVVDSGLIRSPGDILAVFNRSFLSARPNSYHPLATLTYLTDFQVWRVNPVGYHTTNLTLHLIATLLVYVVGTQLLRRRDMAFAAGALFAVHPVHVQSVAWIAARPQLLATCFALFALLAYGHYVESFNNATAPRRRTRIRYWMSVVAFTLALFAHAAAAALVVLLPLYEVLVARRRLDVQKGVLAVRPYLGFAAGIGLYLLARWWALGYHLAVGLDVSAWPAYLYAMPLWGIRAIELLLLPVRSQPYLAAELISTPLRVDVIIAVAAIVVLVVLIVRVRSQSPAVAFASWWVLLPLGLVLNPLPLPAPQLAERSLYLPSAGIAIIVGWAVVSAADAAASRGRGRLRTLVILCFAGIIIAAASLSWSRIAWYREDITLFSHMARAAPTRALPHFNLGNAYLMRGDAARAIEEYRRAIAVRPTEKAYHNLGNAYLAAGRYEEAQDAYRRALALNPLARASATALTRAREAQLAEEGSAEAEAAPTGTAAQ
- a CDS encoding HEAT repeat domain-containing protein — its product is MEEKRSRTWYIVAGVVLAGLIAVLWVRYAATQKLIRDLDSKDPEVQAHAAAALLQRGVLEDSLPAQPEERRAHAAAALARVANEAALEQLVALIKDPEDLPQNAASRAMGRLGEKSVSYLLPVLQEGDARAKEAAVNAFGRIGEPAVPALTDALDNVDRREQAAIALGEIGGTGLEPLLKEARSKDKDLRRIAIRVLGEVKEPRAVSAAIDALRHEELRQTAIIALGLIADPRAAPDVIPYLKDRDLRIDAATAVGAMGDVVAVRPLLTELRDPERQFHNRAVWALQRIGKRAAPMLTEALRSDSAYVRRGAAEGFRWIHSPETVPALVGALRDPDVKVRVAAARALGWPGNVAAVAPLLAGLDDADWRVADACVFALADMGQAAVEPLIKLFDDPRPVQRMFASDALAKMDKPPVQRLLQATGSSSLGTQKWAALTLGDIGDASARARLQEMAETSQGDVQWAAREALRRLGARTTTS